AGCAACGACTCCCGCAGCGGCAGGCCGAACAGCTCCGCCGAGTCGCCCGGCAGGTCGACCAGACTGGGGCAGGACACCCGCGACCTGATGACGTCGTTGGCGACGATCTCCACCCCGCCCCGGTCGGACAGCACGGTGGTCGACTCGTCGTCCGTCGAGACGACGTACCCGCGTAACTGGCGGGTCGGCGGGTCGGTGTCCGGATCGTTCGGGGCCGGTGACCCCGACGAGGCGGGGGTGGGCGGCGCGGCCGTCGGCACGGCCACCTGGATCGCGGTGGACGGCAGGATCGGCGTGCTCACCACCGCGTACAGCACGCCCAGCGTGAGAAGGACGGCCAGCAGGGCCGCGGCCCGGACGAAGGCGGCCACCTGCCCCGGACGCAACGGTCCGGTGGCGCGGGTGAGCAGCAGTACGGCCGGCCAACCGGCGATCAGGGCGAGAACCTCCTCCCCCTCGGCGAGAGCCGCCCCGACGGCCGCCCCGACGACTGTGGCGTAGAGCGGCAGGCCCACCGCCACCCAGCCGCGACCCGGCCGGCGGCCACCGACCCGGCCGGCGGCCCCGCGCCGACCGACGACCCGCAGCGCCAATGCCCAGGCCGGGACGAACACCAGCGGGGTGCTGGCCGCGGCGGCCAGGATGCTGCCCCACACCGCCCATCCCGGTGCCCGGTCCGTCCAGCGGGCCACCGCGTACCGGTCCCGCAGCCGCCGCCGGTCGGCGCCGTCGACCGCCGCCCCGAGCACCATCGCGCCGATGGTGAAGACCAGGGCGGGCAGAGCGGGGAAGACCCACACCACGGAGAGGCTCACCGCGGCGAGGAAATTGATCGGGTTGATGCTCTGCGCCAGCATCAGGGTGAACTGGCGGTCACCACCGGACTGGATCCACAGGTACAGCGCGGAGACCGCGACCGGCACACCGACCAGCAGCGACCACACCCCCGGCGCGGCGCCGCCCGGCCCCGGCTCGCCCGCCGGGGTGCCCCCGACGCCGGCCGGCCGGCGGGTGACCGTCCGCCCCGACGTGCGGCGGCGTCGCCGGTGTGCCAGCGTCCGCCCCCGGCGGGACCTCCCCGCCACCACGGGCGACACCGCCGCCGGCAGGCCGACGATCCCACCCGTGCCGTCCTGCCCGTCACTGCCGTCGCGCAGCAGCCGCCCCGGCGCGTACGGCTGCGAGCCGGCGAACCCCGCCTTGCGCAGGGTGGCGTCCATCGCCTTCTCCCAGGCCCCGGACTTCTTCTTCCGCAGGCTGGCCACCAGGAACGAGTCGACCAGAGCCTTCAGCGCGGGATCGTCGCGGGCCACCCCGATGCCGTACGCGGCCGACGCGGTGCCGGGAATATCGTTTACCCTCCACCCCGGTTCCGCGGCCCAGACCAGGCCACGCAGCAGGATCTCGTCACCGGCCACCGCGTCGGCCCGGCCGGCGCGTACGGCTGTCAGGCAGTGCCGCAGATCCCGGGCGAGCAGCAGGGGGTTTCCCAGCCGGGTGGCGTCGGCCGCGGCGCCGGACCCCGGCACCACGCACAGCCGATCCCGCCCCGGGTCGGTTGGCCGGTCACCGCGGGTGGCCATCACGGTCTCGCCGATCAGGTAGGGGCCGGCGAACTCGACGACCCGTTGCCGCTCCGCGGTGATCACCAGGCCGCCGAGGAGGACGTCGACCCGACCCGAGGTCAACGCGTCCAGCCGCTCCGTCGACTCCAGCGGCACGAACTCGGCGGACACCCCGATCGACCGGGCCAGGAAGGTGGCCAGGCTGGCGTCGAAGCCGGTGAACTGCTTCTGGGCGTCCGGGTCCTTGGTGCCCGGGTCCTTGACCGGCGTGCTCAGCAGCGGTTGGTCGGCCAACACCCCCACCCGCAGCTCGCGACCGGCGATCGAGGACCGCCGCAGGTAGTCCGCGATGGTGGGGCTCTTCGACGCTACCAGGGAGAACGCGGCGGTGGAGACGGCCACCAGCGCCAGGGCGAGGAACGGACCGGTGCCGCGCCACGGATCCCTCCGACCGGACAGACGGCGGGCGCGCAGACGCATGGCACCATCCCGGCGGGTGACGAGCGGCAGCGGACCGGCCGCGATCGGTTCTCCGAACCTGTCCACATCGGAGTCGTCAGTCAGATCATCAGGCGGTCGATCCGCCCGCATCCCCCGGTCGGCCACATCGGCTGTCGGCAACCGGACCCGGTCGCACCGGTCGTCCTCCCCGTGGCAGCGCACCGCCACCGGCCGGTCGTACGGCGTCCGGCCCGGACCCGGTGTCCGACCGGCCGGGCAGGGGCAACGGCCCGCCGGTTCCGACCGGCAACCAGCCGCGCGGTCGGGTGGCCGGGCCGGCGAATGCCGACGGTCAGGGCCGGTCGAGGGCGTCGACCACGGTGGTCACCACGTCGGCGAGCAGCCGCTCGTCCAGTGGCTCCGCCACCGCGACCACCGAGACGGCGACCAGGTTGTGCCCGACCCTTACCAGGACGAGGACGCTGGCGCCGGTGATCCGGCTCCGACCGCCGCCGACCGCCAGGGCGTAGTCGACCCGCCAGGACTGTTCGCCCAGCGCGGGGGCGGGCCGACCCCCGACGGTGAACCGCACCCCGCCGGCGGTGAACCGTCGACAGGCGGTCCGGGCGGCCTCGGCGGCGGCGAACACGGCCCCGGGCACCGGCTCGGCGTACGAGGTGACGTCGACGGCCACCGTGGTCGAGGCGATGCCGAGCCGGCCGGGCAGGGTGGCGTACCTGGCCTCGCCCCGGGCACGTTCCCCCGACCGGAGCCGGTCGAGGTATCCGCTGCGGGCCAGGGGGCGGCAGTCGGCGGGCTCGATCGGGTCGTCGCCCTCGGGGGTGACCGGTCGGGTCACCCAGGACCCCGGCAGCGCCGACCGGGCGGCCCGGCTGACGGCCCGCGCCTCGGCGGTGGTGAGCCGCCTTCCCGGGACGGACGAGGTGCCGGACGCCGGGCCGACGGCAGTCGGCCGGCCGGGCGGCGTCCCGCCCGGCGAGGTCGGCAGGGCCGGCGGGGCCGCCGCGGTCGGCTGGGACCGGGGCACGGACGGTGTGCCGGCCGCCGGCAGCGGCACCCGGGTGCCGGGCACCCCCGGCCCGAGCGCCAGCAGCGTCAGCGTCACCGTGGTCAGCGCCACCACCGGCGGCAACGACCGTGCCGGCACCGGCCACCGGCGGCGGTCGACCCGGCCGGGCCGGGACAGCAGCAGGAACGGCACGCCGAGGGCGGTCAGGTACAGCAGCCAGACCAACGGGTTGCCCACGGTCAGCCGGAACGCCGGTCCGTCGGCGGAGCGGCCGGCCAGCACCGCGTCGAGGTACTGGAGCAGCGCGGACCCGAGGGTCGTCGCCACCGCGGCGGGCAACGCCCGGCCGAGCCGGTCCGCCATGCCCCAGGTGATCGGGCCGGACCCGGCCGGGCCGCACCCGGACGCGGTGTCGGGTGAGGAGGCGGTGGCTGCGGGGCCGGGGTCGGTCGCGGACCCGGCCGCAGTACCCGCGCCGGTCCCTGATCGCGGGCGGGTCGCGGTCGCCAGCAGGACGACCCCGCCGGCCAGGGCGGTGAGCAGCCAGCGGGCCTGCGCGTCGGCCACCGCCTCGTCGAGGCTGCCGGGCGGGGCGAGCCGGAGCTGCCCGACGGCACCACCCGTGCAGACCAGCACGGCGACCGCGACCACCCGGACCCGCGTCGACCGGGCCACCCGACGGACCCTGGTGACGGCGGACCGGCGGCCGTTCGGCGGCCCGCCGGTCGGCCGACGCCCGGTCAGGCCCCGCAGGGCGAGCAGCGCCGGCAGCCCGAGGGCGGGCAGCAGCCAGCCGGTGGCGGGCAGGTCGTAGGCCAGCCAGCTCCGGACCAGGTCGGGGTCGTGCCACAGCGGAGGGAGCCCGGGTACCGGCCACAGCACCGCGACCGTCACGCCGAGGGCGCTCGCGTACCCGGCGAACCACCACCGGGCACCCGACCGGGCGAGTGCCGCCGCGACGAGCACGCAGAGCCCGACCGCGCCGGCACCGAGCACCGCCGTCACCACGGCGAAGGCCAGGCTCGCCGTGGCCCCCCGGTCGAGGAAGAGGTCAGCACCGCCGGGCAGGGGCAGCCAGGCGGTGCCGAGGGTCGCCACGAACAGGCCGACGCCCGTCCCGGCGACCGGTCGCCACCAGCCGACCGTCGCCCCGGACCGGCGGGCCGTGGCCGCCCGGCGGCGCAGCGACGGCAACAGCCCGCCGACGATCAACACCGCGCCGACCCAGACGTCGACCAGCCGGGGCAGCCAGCCCAGCGCCGGATAGTGCCCGTTCATGACGAGTTCGTGGACGGCGGCCATGGTCACCACCGCCACCGCGCCGACCGCCACCCCCTGGACCAGCTCGCCGGCCCGCCGGTCGGCCGGCTCCCGCAGCGAGCGGATCCGTTCCGCCGCGGTCGGATGCCGGGCGAACAACCGACGCCACAGCGCCGGCGACCGCCGGTCGACGCCGACGCCGACGCCGGAGCGCAGCAGGGCGGTCAGCGCCCCGGCCGGGCCGCCGGCCGCCGCGTACCGGTCCGCGGCACGTTCGCGCGCCCGCAACAGCGCCGCCGCCAGCACAGCGACCAGGCCGGCCAGCAGCCCGGCCCGCAGGAACGCACCGGCGACGACCGCGTTCGGTCCGAACGCGCCGATCTCCAGCAGGCCGCCGACGGCGACCGCCGGCAGCGGCAGCCAGACGAGGGCCCGGACGGCGGCCACCCACGTCACGTCCCGCGCCCGGACATGCGCCAGTTCGTGCCGCACCACCGGGTCGAACCGGTGCGGATCCCGGTACGCCACGGCGAGCCCGACCGGGAGGACGACGGTCGGCCGCCGGCCGACGAGACCGACGGTGAAAGCCTGCCGGACCGGTGGGCCGGCGATCAGCAGGCGCGGCCGGTCCCGGCCGGTCAGCTGCTCGGCGGCGCAGAGCGCGCCGAACCGCCGCGCCGCCGCCTCGACGGTGAAGCGGCCACGATGGCGGCGCAGTCGCCACAGGTCGGCCGCTGGCACCGCCACCAGCAGCACCGCCGCGCCGGCCAGCACGACGGCGACCGCGACGAGCAGCACCAGTGCCCGCTGGCGGGCCGGTGCGGCCAGGCAGTCGGTGAACCCGGGCGGCACCGGGTTCGCGGCGGTCGCCCCGGAGGCCCGCTCACAGGCGGCGAAGACCACCGCCCAGGGCAGGCTGCGGGACCGGTCGGCGAGGAAGTACAGGTCCCCCGCACCGACGCCGACCGCACCGAGGGCCGCCACCACGAGCAGGTACCACCAGCCCAGCCGTTCCGGTACCGCGGCGGGATCCCGGCGGAACGCACCGACCGGCCCGGCGTCGACGGACCCCGCCCCGGATGCCCCGGCCGGGTCGGTGGCGGTCATCCGGCCGGAGAGGGCGGTCGGGTGTCGGCCGGGTCGGTGGCGGTCATCCCACCACACCGCCCATAGGGGACGGTCGGGTTGCCGGCCGGCTCGGTCACCGGTCGTCCGACGTGACCGTCGCGCCGACCGCGGCGTCGGCGAGCAGGTCGGCCGCCTCCGGGGTCAGACCCAGCGCGAGCGCGTGTCGCCGGCACGCCGCCCGCAGCCGGGCCGCCTGCTCGGCGGTCAGCTCCAGCGGCTCCGTCGGCGACGGCGCCGCGGCCGGCGGGGCGGTCTCTGCCTGCCGTACGGCGGGCGGGGCGTCAACGGCCTGCCGTACGGCGGGCGGGGTGGTGTCTGCCTGCCGCGCGGCGGACGCCGGGTCGTCCGCCGGCCCGGCGGCCGCGGGGGTCGACCCCGAGCCAGCCGGCGGCGTCGGGTCAGCGCGTCGGCGGCGGCGACGCCAACCGGCGCGGATCCCGGCCCCGATCCCGGTCGCCCCGAGGACGAGCACCTCGCTGCTGGCGGCGGCGACCGCCTGGAGGAACAGTTCGCTGACCAGTGAGGTGTCGATGCCGAACCCGACCGCGCTGCCCGGTGCCCGGGAGGTGCGGGCGGGACGTGCGCCGCCGGTACGCCAGTCGACGGCGACCGTGTCGAAGACCTCCAGCTCCTCGGGTGCGTACCGGGTCACGGCCGTCCGGGCGGCGTCGACGACGAGGACGGCGAACTGCGGGGGAAGATCGGGCACCGGTCCATTTTCGCGCTGTCGGGCAAGCCGACAGCAGCCGACGGTCAGGAATCGGTCAGCCGGCGAGGCGGGACGGGCCGGGCAGCGCAACGGGCCGAAGTCAGGCGGTCGGGCGGGTCGGGTCAGGCGAGGCGGGACGCGTCGGGTGGGACGGGCGAGGCGGCGGGGCGGATCAGTCGGGTGGGGGCACCAGCACGATGCGGCCGGCGGCAGTGCCGGCCCGCTGGTCGGCCCAGGCCTCCGCCGCCTCGGCCAACGGCCGTACCTGGTGGGCGACGGTCAGCCGGCCGGCGGCGGCGTGCCCGGCCACCAGGGTGATCGCCGTCGCGCGTTCGGCGGCGGTCAGCTCGTTGTTGGTGTAGCCCAGGATCCGCAGCGATCCGCCGCGCAGGGTCGCCGAGTCGATCGGCGCGGTCGGCGCGGCCGAGCCACCGAGGTTGACCAGCCGCCCGCCCGGGGCCAGGGCGCGCAGGGCCGCCGCCGCCGGCACCCCGAACAGGGGGTCCAGCACCAGGTCCACCGGGCCGTCGGCGGCCTGCCGGAAACGCCGGGCCAGGGTCTCCGGCTCGTCGTCGGCGGTGAGCCGGACCACCGCGTCCGCGCCGGACCGGCGCGCGGAGTAGACGGCGGCGTCGGACCGGCAGGCGGCCACCACCCGCCCCGCCCCGGCGAGCCGGGCGAGCTGCACCGCCGCCTGGCCGACCGCGCCACCGGCGGCCAGCACCAGCACCACCTCGCCGGGGCGCAGGCCACCGCGCAGGGTCAACGCCGCCCACGCGGCGACCGCCGAGAGCCCGAGGGCCGCCACCAGCCGGTGGTCGGCCCCCGGTGGCAGGGGCACCGGGTCGGTCGCGGGGACCACCGCGTACCCGGCCAGGCTGCCGTCGCCGGGGGCCATCCCGGCCCGGGTCGGGAACCAGACCGGGGTGCCGTCGTCCAGCGTGCCGACGCCCTGCACGCCGGGGACGTACGGCAGGGCCGGGGCGCCCAGATAGGAGGTACCCGAGGCGCAGAGCAGGTCCAGCGGGGTCAGCGGCGCGGCGGTGACCCGTACCGACACCTCGCCCCCGGCCGGGACCGGGCGGGGGCGCTCGACCACGACGGGCGGCTCGCCGTGACCGGTGACGACGACGGCGGGCATCGACGCCGCAGCGGACACCGGCGCGCCGTCCGGGCCGGCGGTCGCCGACGCGGCAGCGGGACCGGCCGTCGGCGGCGGGTCGGCGGGGTCGGCGGTCATCAGGTGGCGATGTCGGGGTAGGGCAGCGAGAAGTGGGCCAGCCGCAGGCCGTACTGCTTCTGGTAGGCCATCGGTTCGGGGTGGTCCCGCTCGAACATGGCGATGAACAGGGTCAGCGTCAGGAACGGGTGCGCGCCGAGGGCGAAGAGCCGGACGTGGTCGTGGCTGGCCAGCGCGTCGCGTTCCTCGTCGGTGAAGCGCAGCCAGGTGCTCGCCTCACCGGTGGTGCAGTTGAGCACGGCGTTGGCGCGTTCGGCCTCCCACCAGGTCACCGTGCCCAGCGGGTCGGTGCGGTAGCGCTCGACCAGCTCCGGGTCGCGGTCGACGGTGTAGAGGAACTTGTCGACCAGGTAGCGGCTCATGCCGGCGCTCCGTTCGGGTACCAGGTGAAGTACGCCTCCATGGTGTGGAACAGGTCCAGGGTGTCCACGTGGTCGGCCTTGGCGCCCGCGCCGGCCACCCCCATCATCAGCATGAAGTCCATGAAGCCGTGGGTGGCGTTGCCAGGGGCGTGCAGGCTGTCCAGGGTCACCTCGGACAGGCAGCCGTCGAGGTCGCCGTTGGCGATCCACTCCACCGCCCGGCGGTCGAACTCCGGGTCCGGTCCCTGCGGGCCGAACTGGCGCGGCCCGCCCAGCTCCAGCGACAGGTGGCCGGTGCCGATGACGGCCACCCGCAGGTGGCTGGGCCAGCTCTCGACGATCTCCCGGATGGCCGCGCCGAGCTGGACGAACCGTTTCGGCTGCGGCAGCGGCGGGGCGAAGATGTTGGTGTAGATCGGCACGATCGGCAGGTCCGCCTCGGGCCGCAGCGTGATGATCGGGCAGGTGATGCTGTGGTCGATCCGCAGCTCGTTGCTGAAGGCCAGGTCGAACCCGGCGTCCAGGCCGGCCCGCAGCACGTGGGCCGACAGGTCCTCCTGGCCGCGCAGCAGCATCCGGGGCAGGCCGAACTCGCGTTCCTCGTTGTACCAGTTGGCGTCGTAGAACGGGGCCTTGCCGACCAGGAACTGCGGCATGTTGTCCAGCCAGAGCTGGTGGAAGTGGTCGGAGCCGACCATCACCAGCACGTCCGGGTTGGCCCGGGTGAGGGTCTCCCGGAAGGCGAGGATCTTGCGGGCCCACTCGTCGGCGAACGGGGGCCGGTCCTCACCGGTGGCCGTGGTGGCGCGGTAGTAGAACGGATGGTGGGTGGAGGCGATGACCGCGACGACCTGGGCCATGGCCGCTCCTCTCGCAGACGGTGGGTGGGGAATCAGTCGGCGTCGTCCGGCACGTACCGGGCGTTGCGGTCGACGGTCTGGTAGATGTCCATGCCGAGCGGCCGGCGGCGCTCCTCGGCGAGGTGGCCGAGCAGGCCGGCGGTCCGGGCCAGCAGGGCGAAGCCGCGCAGCAGGTCGATCGGCAGGCCGAGGTCGGCCAGGGCCGCGCCGCACACCCCCGCGCCGTTGAGCGGCAGGGTGCGGCCGAGCACCTGCGGGTGGACCCGGCCGATCGCCTCGAACAGCCGCAGGTGCGGCCCGCGCAGGCCCTCCTGCTCGGCGATCGCGATCAGCACCGGGGTGCGCGGGTCGGTCTCCTTGTGCACCGGGTGGCCGAGGCCCGGCACCAGGCGCCTGGCGGCGCGGGCGGCGCGCACCGCGTCCAGGGCGACGGCGTCCCAGCCGGCGTCGTCGGTGGGTGTGTCGGTG
Above is a window of Micromonospora rifamycinica DNA encoding:
- a CDS encoding transporter substrate-binding domain-containing protein — its product is MRLRARRLSGRRDPWRGTGPFLALALVAVSTAAFSLVASKSPTIADYLRRSSIAGRELRVGVLADQPLLSTPVKDPGTKDPDAQKQFTGFDASLATFLARSIGVSAEFVPLESTERLDALTSGRVDVLLGGLVITAERQRVVEFAGPYLIGETVMATRGDRPTDPGRDRLCVVPGSGAAADATRLGNPLLLARDLRHCLTAVRAGRADAVAGDEILLRGLVWAAEPGWRVNDIPGTASAAYGIGVARDDPALKALVDSFLVASLRKKKSGAWEKAMDATLRKAGFAGSQPYAPGRLLRDGSDGQDGTGGIVGLPAAVSPVVAGRSRRGRTLAHRRRRRTSGRTVTRRPAGVGGTPAGEPGPGGAAPGVWSLLVGVPVAVSALYLWIQSGGDRQFTLMLAQSINPINFLAAVSLSVVWVFPALPALVFTIGAMVLGAAVDGADRRRLRDRYAVARWTDRAPGWAVWGSILAAAASTPLVFVPAWALALRVVGRRGAAGRVGGRRPGRGWVAVGLPLYATVVGAAVGAALAEGEEVLALIAGWPAVLLLTRATGPLRPGQVAAFVRAAALLAVLLTLGVLYAVVSTPILPSTAIQVAVPTAAPPTPASSGSPAPNDPDTDPPTRQLRGYVVSTDDESTTVLSDRGGVEIVANDVIRSRVSCPSLVDLPGDSAELFGLPLRESLLKALARRQRPTTVQDPRCLLRPDG
- a CDS encoding M48 family metalloprotease, yielding MTATDPAGASGAGSVDAGPVGAFRRDPAAVPERLGWWYLLVVAALGAVGVGAGDLYFLADRSRSLPWAVVFAACERASGATAANPVPPGFTDCLAAPARQRALVLLVAVAVVLAGAAVLLVAVPAADLWRLRRHRGRFTVEAAARRFGALCAAEQLTGRDRPRLLIAGPPVRQAFTVGLVGRRPTVVLPVGLAVAYRDPHRFDPVVRHELAHVRARDVTWVAAVRALVWLPLPAVAVGGLLEIGAFGPNAVVAGAFLRAGLLAGLVAVLAAALLRARERAADRYAAAGGPAGALTALLRSGVGVGVDRRSPALWRRLFARHPTAAERIRSLREPADRRAGELVQGVAVGAVAVVTMAAVHELVMNGHYPALGWLPRLVDVWVGAVLIVGGLLPSLRRRAATARRSGATVGWWRPVAGTGVGLFVATLGTAWLPLPGGADLFLDRGATASLAFAVVTAVLGAGAVGLCVLVAAALARSGARWWFAGYASALGVTVAVLWPVPGLPPLWHDPDLVRSWLAYDLPATGWLLPALGLPALLALRGLTGRRPTGGPPNGRRSAVTRVRRVARSTRVRVVAVAVLVCTGGAVGQLRLAPPGSLDEAVADAQARWLLTALAGGVVLLATATRPRSGTGAGTAAGSATDPGPAATASSPDTASGCGPAGSGPITWGMADRLGRALPAAVATTLGSALLQYLDAVLAGRSADGPAFRLTVGNPLVWLLYLTALGVPFLLLSRPGRVDRRRWPVPARSLPPVVALTTVTLTLLALGPGVPGTRVPLPAAGTPSVPRSQPTAAAPPALPTSPGGTPPGRPTAVGPASGTSSVPGRRLTTAEARAVSRAARSALPGSWVTRPVTPEGDDPIEPADCRPLARSGYLDRLRSGERARGEARYATLPGRLGIASTTVAVDVTSYAEPVPGAVFAAAEAARTACRRFTAGGVRFTVGGRPAPALGEQSWRVDYALAVGGGRSRITGASVLVLVRVGHNLVAVSVVAVAEPLDERLLADVVTTVVDALDRP
- a CDS encoding quinone oxidoreductase family protein, with the protein product MTADPADPPPTAGPAAASATAGPDGAPVSAAASMPAVVVTGHGEPPVVVERPRPVPAGGEVSVRVTAAPLTPLDLLCASGTSYLGAPALPYVPGVQGVGTLDDGTPVWFPTRAGMAPGDGSLAGYAVVPATDPVPLPPGADHRLVAALGLSAVAAWAALTLRGGLRPGEVVLVLAAGGAVGQAAVQLARLAGAGRVVAACRSDAAVYSARRSGADAVVRLTADDEPETLARRFRQAADGPVDLVLDPLFGVPAAAALRALAPGGRLVNLGGSAAPTAPIDSATLRGGSLRILGYTNNELTAAERATAITLVAGHAAAGRLTVAHQVRPLAEAAEAWADQRAGTAAGRIVLVPPPD
- a CDS encoding DODA-type extradiol aromatic ring-opening family dioxygenase; this encodes MAQVVAVIASTHHPFYYRATTATGEDRPPFADEWARKILAFRETLTRANPDVLVMVGSDHFHQLWLDNMPQFLVGKAPFYDANWYNEEREFGLPRMLLRGQEDLSAHVLRAGLDAGFDLAFSNELRIDHSITCPIITLRPEADLPIVPIYTNIFAPPLPQPKRFVQLGAAIREIVESWPSHLRVAVIGTGHLSLELGGPRQFGPQGPDPEFDRRAVEWIANGDLDGCLSEVTLDSLHAPGNATHGFMDFMLMMGVAGAGAKADHVDTLDLFHTMEAYFTWYPNGAPA
- a CDS encoding citryl-CoA lyase translates to MADRQLDFPTSIGTSDPTTIRLLGQDLAGDLMGRVGFGELAFWLVAGRRPGPGEVRVFETVLVALADHGFTPTAIAARLTYLSAPEALQGAIAAGLLGGGSRFLGVTEDCGRFLADTLAGLTDTPTDDAGWDAVALDAVRAARAARRLVPGLGHPVHKETDPRTPVLIAIAEQEGLRGPHLRLFEAIGRVHPQVLGRTLPLNGAGVCGAALADLGLPIDLLRGFALLARTAGLLGHLAEERRRPLGMDIYQTVDRNARYVPDDAD